The following are encoded together in the Ovis aries strain OAR_USU_Benz2616 breed Rambouillet chromosome X, ARS-UI_Ramb_v3.0, whole genome shotgun sequence genome:
- the CLCN5 gene encoding H(+)/Cl(-) exchange transporter 5 isoform X2, whose amino-acid sequence MATWHGAMDHRGFHQGSFNSFQSSSSDEDLMDIPGTAMDFSMRDDVPPLDGEIEENRSYNGGGIGSSNRIMDFLEEPIPGVGTYDDFNTIDWVREKSRDRDRHREITNKSKESTWALIHSVSDAFSGWLLMLLIGLLSGSLAGLIDISAHWMTDLKEGICTSGIWFNHEHCCWNSNHVTFENRDKCPEWNSWSQLIISTNEGAFAYIVNYFMYVLWALLFAFLAVSLVKVFAPYACGSGIPEIKTILSGFIIRGYLGKWTLMIKTITLVLAVSSGLSLGKEGPLVHVACCCGNILCHCFNKYRKNEAKRREVLSAAAAAGVSVAFGAPIGGVLFSLEEVSYYFPLKTLWRSFFAALVAAFTLRSINPFGNSCLVLFYVEFHTPWHLFELVPFILLGIFGGLWGALFIRTNIAWCRKRKTTQLGKYPVVEVLVVTAITAILAFPNEYTRVSTSELISELFNDCGLLDSSKLCDYKNRFNTSKAGELPDRPAGVGVYSAMWQLALTLILKIVITIFTFGMKIPSGLFIPSMAVGAIAGRLLGVGMEQLAYYHHDWAIFNSWCSQGADCITPGLYAMVGAAACLGGVTRMTVSLVVIMFELTGGLEYIVPLMAAAMTSKWVADALGREGIYDAHIRLNGYPFLEAKEEFAHKTLAMDVMKPRRNDPLLTVLTQDSMTVEDVETIISETTYSGFPVVVSRESQRLVGFVLRRDLIISIENARKKQDGVVSTSIIYFTEHSPPVPPYTPPTLKLRNILDLSPFTVTDLTPMEIVVDIFRKLGLRQCLVTHNGRLLGIITKKDVLKHIAQMANQDPDSILFN is encoded by the exons AGAATAGGTCATACAATGGTGGAGGAATAGGTTCTTCAAATAGGATAATGGACTTCTTGGAGGAGCCAATCCCTGGTGTGGGGACCTATGATGATTTCAATACAATTGATTGGGTGAGAGAGAAGTCTCGAGACCGGGATAGGCACCGAGAG ATTACCAACAAAAGCAAAGAATCAACATGGGCCTTAATTCACAGTGTGAGCGATGCTTTTTCTGGCTGGTTGTTGATGCTACTTATTGGGCTTTTATCAG GTTCCCTAGCTGGCTTGATAGACATCTCTGCTCACTGGATGACAGATTTAAAAGAAGGTATATGCACATCAGGAATCTGGTTTAACCATGAACACTGTTGCTGGAACTCCAACCATGTCACCTTTGAAAATAGAGACAAATGCCCAGAGTGGAATAGCTGGTCCCAGCTTATTATCAGCACAAATGAG GGAGCCTTTGCCTACATAGTCAATTATTTCATGTACGTCCTCTGGGCTCTCCTATTTGCCTTCCTTGCTGTATCTCTTGTGAAGGTGTTTGCACCTTATGCCTGTGGCTCTGGAATCCCTGAG ATAAAAACTATCTTGAGTGGTTTCATTATTAGGGGCTATTTGGGTAAGTGGACCCTGATGATCAAAACCATCACACTGGTACTGGCAGTGTCATCTGGCCTGAGCCTGGGCAAAGAGGGCCCCCTAGTGCACGTGGCTTGCTGCTGTGGGAACATCCTGTGCCACTGCTTCAACAAATACAGGAAGAATGAAGCCAAGCGCAGAGAG GTCTTGtcagctgccgctgctgctggtGTATCTGTAGCCTTTGGGGCACCTATTggtggagtattattcagcctagAAGAG GTCAGCTACTACTTTCCCCTCAAAACACTGTGGCGTTCATTTTTCGCTGCTTTAGTGGCAGCATTCACTCTACGCTCCATCAATCCGTTTGGGAACAGCTGCCTGGTTCTATTTTATGTGGAGTTTCACACCCCATGGCATCTCTTTGAGCTTGTGCCCTTCATTCTGCTGGGCATATTTGGTGGGCTGTGGGGAGCTCTTTTTATCCGCACTAATATTGCCTGGTGTCGGAAGCGGAAGACTACCCAGTTGGGCAAGTATCCTGTTGTAGAGGTTCTTGTCGTGACAGCCATCACTGCCATCCTGGCTTTCCCCAATGAATATACCCGAGTGAGCACAAGTGAGCTCATCTCTGAGCTGTTCAATGACTGTGGCCTCCTGGACTCCTCCAAACTCTGTGATTATAAGAACCGTTTCAACACAAGCAAGGCGGGTGAGCTGCCCGACAGACCAGCTGGCGTGGGCGTCTACAGTGCAATGTGGCAGCTGGCCTTGACACTCATACTGAAAATTGTCATCACTATATTCACCTTTGGCATGAAG ATTCCTTCTGGTCTCTTTATCCCTAGCATGGCTGTTGGTGCTATAGCAGGTCGGCTTTTGGGAGTTGGGATGGAACAGCTGGCTTATTACCACCATGACTGGGCCATCTTCAATAGCTGGTGCAGTCAAGGAGCGGATTGCATCACTCCTGGCCTTTATGCGATGGTTGGGGCTGCAGCCTGCTTGG GTGGGGTGACTCGGATGACCGTTTCTCTTGTTGTCATAATGTTTGAGCTAACTGGTGGCTTGGAATACATTGTGCCTCTGATGGCTGCAGCTATGACAAGCAAGTGGGTGGCAGATGCTCTTGGGCGGGAGGGCATCTATGATGCCCACATCCGTCTCAATGGGTACCCCTTTCTTGAAGCCAAAGAAGAGTTTGCTCATAAGACCCTGGCAATGGATGTGATGAAACCCCGGAGAAATGATCCTTTGTTGACTGTCCTTACTCAGGACAGTATGACTGTGGAAGATGTAGAGACCATAATAAGTGAAACAACTTACAGTGGCTTCCCAGTGGTGGTGTCCCGGGAGTCCCAAAGACTTGTGGGTTTTGTCCTCCGAAGAGACCTCATTATTTCAATTG aaaatgcTCGAAAAAAACAGGATGGAGTTGTGAGCACTTCCATCATTTATTTCACCGAGCATTCTCCTCCAGTGCCACCATACACCCCACCTACCCTCAAGCTTCGGAACATCCTGGATCTCAGCCCCTTCACTGTGACTGACCTTACGCCCATGGAGATTGTGGTGGATATCTTCCGCAAGCTGGGACTACGGCAGTGCCTGGTTACACACAATGG gCGATTGCTTGGGATCATTACCAAAAAGGATGTGCTAAAGCATATAGCACAGATGGCGAACCAAGATCCTGATTCCATTCTCTTCAACTAG
- the CLCN5 gene encoding H(+)/Cl(-) exchange transporter 5 isoform X1, whose amino-acid sequence MATWHGAMDHRGFHQGSFNSFQSSSSDEDLMDIPGTAMDFSMRDDVPPLDGEIEDKPVSSDLEVGSFPCNLIILSENRSYNGGGIGSSNRIMDFLEEPIPGVGTYDDFNTIDWVREKSRDRDRHREITNKSKESTWALIHSVSDAFSGWLLMLLIGLLSGSLAGLIDISAHWMTDLKEGICTSGIWFNHEHCCWNSNHVTFENRDKCPEWNSWSQLIISTNEGAFAYIVNYFMYVLWALLFAFLAVSLVKVFAPYACGSGIPEIKTILSGFIIRGYLGKWTLMIKTITLVLAVSSGLSLGKEGPLVHVACCCGNILCHCFNKYRKNEAKRREVLSAAAAAGVSVAFGAPIGGVLFSLEEVSYYFPLKTLWRSFFAALVAAFTLRSINPFGNSCLVLFYVEFHTPWHLFELVPFILLGIFGGLWGALFIRTNIAWCRKRKTTQLGKYPVVEVLVVTAITAILAFPNEYTRVSTSELISELFNDCGLLDSSKLCDYKNRFNTSKAGELPDRPAGVGVYSAMWQLALTLILKIVITIFTFGMKIPSGLFIPSMAVGAIAGRLLGVGMEQLAYYHHDWAIFNSWCSQGADCITPGLYAMVGAAACLGGVTRMTVSLVVIMFELTGGLEYIVPLMAAAMTSKWVADALGREGIYDAHIRLNGYPFLEAKEEFAHKTLAMDVMKPRRNDPLLTVLTQDSMTVEDVETIISETTYSGFPVVVSRESQRLVGFVLRRDLIISIENARKKQDGVVSTSIIYFTEHSPPVPPYTPPTLKLRNILDLSPFTVTDLTPMEIVVDIFRKLGLRQCLVTHNGRLLGIITKKDVLKHIAQMANQDPDSILFN is encoded by the exons AGAATAGGTCATACAATGGTGGAGGAATAGGTTCTTCAAATAGGATAATGGACTTCTTGGAGGAGCCAATCCCTGGTGTGGGGACCTATGATGATTTCAATACAATTGATTGGGTGAGAGAGAAGTCTCGAGACCGGGATAGGCACCGAGAG ATTACCAACAAAAGCAAAGAATCAACATGGGCCTTAATTCACAGTGTGAGCGATGCTTTTTCTGGCTGGTTGTTGATGCTACTTATTGGGCTTTTATCAG GTTCCCTAGCTGGCTTGATAGACATCTCTGCTCACTGGATGACAGATTTAAAAGAAGGTATATGCACATCAGGAATCTGGTTTAACCATGAACACTGTTGCTGGAACTCCAACCATGTCACCTTTGAAAATAGAGACAAATGCCCAGAGTGGAATAGCTGGTCCCAGCTTATTATCAGCACAAATGAG GGAGCCTTTGCCTACATAGTCAATTATTTCATGTACGTCCTCTGGGCTCTCCTATTTGCCTTCCTTGCTGTATCTCTTGTGAAGGTGTTTGCACCTTATGCCTGTGGCTCTGGAATCCCTGAG ATAAAAACTATCTTGAGTGGTTTCATTATTAGGGGCTATTTGGGTAAGTGGACCCTGATGATCAAAACCATCACACTGGTACTGGCAGTGTCATCTGGCCTGAGCCTGGGCAAAGAGGGCCCCCTAGTGCACGTGGCTTGCTGCTGTGGGAACATCCTGTGCCACTGCTTCAACAAATACAGGAAGAATGAAGCCAAGCGCAGAGAG GTCTTGtcagctgccgctgctgctggtGTATCTGTAGCCTTTGGGGCACCTATTggtggagtattattcagcctagAAGAG GTCAGCTACTACTTTCCCCTCAAAACACTGTGGCGTTCATTTTTCGCTGCTTTAGTGGCAGCATTCACTCTACGCTCCATCAATCCGTTTGGGAACAGCTGCCTGGTTCTATTTTATGTGGAGTTTCACACCCCATGGCATCTCTTTGAGCTTGTGCCCTTCATTCTGCTGGGCATATTTGGTGGGCTGTGGGGAGCTCTTTTTATCCGCACTAATATTGCCTGGTGTCGGAAGCGGAAGACTACCCAGTTGGGCAAGTATCCTGTTGTAGAGGTTCTTGTCGTGACAGCCATCACTGCCATCCTGGCTTTCCCCAATGAATATACCCGAGTGAGCACAAGTGAGCTCATCTCTGAGCTGTTCAATGACTGTGGCCTCCTGGACTCCTCCAAACTCTGTGATTATAAGAACCGTTTCAACACAAGCAAGGCGGGTGAGCTGCCCGACAGACCAGCTGGCGTGGGCGTCTACAGTGCAATGTGGCAGCTGGCCTTGACACTCATACTGAAAATTGTCATCACTATATTCACCTTTGGCATGAAG ATTCCTTCTGGTCTCTTTATCCCTAGCATGGCTGTTGGTGCTATAGCAGGTCGGCTTTTGGGAGTTGGGATGGAACAGCTGGCTTATTACCACCATGACTGGGCCATCTTCAATAGCTGGTGCAGTCAAGGAGCGGATTGCATCACTCCTGGCCTTTATGCGATGGTTGGGGCTGCAGCCTGCTTGG GTGGGGTGACTCGGATGACCGTTTCTCTTGTTGTCATAATGTTTGAGCTAACTGGTGGCTTGGAATACATTGTGCCTCTGATGGCTGCAGCTATGACAAGCAAGTGGGTGGCAGATGCTCTTGGGCGGGAGGGCATCTATGATGCCCACATCCGTCTCAATGGGTACCCCTTTCTTGAAGCCAAAGAAGAGTTTGCTCATAAGACCCTGGCAATGGATGTGATGAAACCCCGGAGAAATGATCCTTTGTTGACTGTCCTTACTCAGGACAGTATGACTGTGGAAGATGTAGAGACCATAATAAGTGAAACAACTTACAGTGGCTTCCCAGTGGTGGTGTCCCGGGAGTCCCAAAGACTTGTGGGTTTTGTCCTCCGAAGAGACCTCATTATTTCAATTG aaaatgcTCGAAAAAAACAGGATGGAGTTGTGAGCACTTCCATCATTTATTTCACCGAGCATTCTCCTCCAGTGCCACCATACACCCCACCTACCCTCAAGCTTCGGAACATCCTGGATCTCAGCCCCTTCACTGTGACTGACCTTACGCCCATGGAGATTGTGGTGGATATCTTCCGCAAGCTGGGACTACGGCAGTGCCTGGTTACACACAATGG gCGATTGCTTGGGATCATTACCAAAAAGGATGTGCTAAAGCATATAGCACAGATGGCGAACCAAGATCCTGATTCCATTCTCTTCAACTAG
- the CLCN5 gene encoding H(+)/Cl(-) exchange transporter 5 isoform X3: MDFLEEPIPGVGTYDDFNTIDWVREKSRDRDRHREITNKSKESTWALIHSVSDAFSGWLLMLLIGLLSGSLAGLIDISAHWMTDLKEGICTSGIWFNHEHCCWNSNHVTFENRDKCPEWNSWSQLIISTNEGAFAYIVNYFMYVLWALLFAFLAVSLVKVFAPYACGSGIPEIKTILSGFIIRGYLGKWTLMIKTITLVLAVSSGLSLGKEGPLVHVACCCGNILCHCFNKYRKNEAKRREVLSAAAAAGVSVAFGAPIGGVLFSLEEVSYYFPLKTLWRSFFAALVAAFTLRSINPFGNSCLVLFYVEFHTPWHLFELVPFILLGIFGGLWGALFIRTNIAWCRKRKTTQLGKYPVVEVLVVTAITAILAFPNEYTRVSTSELISELFNDCGLLDSSKLCDYKNRFNTSKAGELPDRPAGVGVYSAMWQLALTLILKIVITIFTFGMKIPSGLFIPSMAVGAIAGRLLGVGMEQLAYYHHDWAIFNSWCSQGADCITPGLYAMVGAAACLGGVTRMTVSLVVIMFELTGGLEYIVPLMAAAMTSKWVADALGREGIYDAHIRLNGYPFLEAKEEFAHKTLAMDVMKPRRNDPLLTVLTQDSMTVEDVETIISETTYSGFPVVVSRESQRLVGFVLRRDLIISIENARKKQDGVVSTSIIYFTEHSPPVPPYTPPTLKLRNILDLSPFTVTDLTPMEIVVDIFRKLGLRQCLVTHNGRLLGIITKKDVLKHIAQMANQDPDSILFN; the protein is encoded by the exons ATGGACTTCTTGGAGGAGCCAATCCCTGGTGTGGGGACCTATGATGATTTCAATACAATTGATTGGGTGAGAGAGAAGTCTCGAGACCGGGATAGGCACCGAGAG ATTACCAACAAAAGCAAAGAATCAACATGGGCCTTAATTCACAGTGTGAGCGATGCTTTTTCTGGCTGGTTGTTGATGCTACTTATTGGGCTTTTATCAG GTTCCCTAGCTGGCTTGATAGACATCTCTGCTCACTGGATGACAGATTTAAAAGAAGGTATATGCACATCAGGAATCTGGTTTAACCATGAACACTGTTGCTGGAACTCCAACCATGTCACCTTTGAAAATAGAGACAAATGCCCAGAGTGGAATAGCTGGTCCCAGCTTATTATCAGCACAAATGAG GGAGCCTTTGCCTACATAGTCAATTATTTCATGTACGTCCTCTGGGCTCTCCTATTTGCCTTCCTTGCTGTATCTCTTGTGAAGGTGTTTGCACCTTATGCCTGTGGCTCTGGAATCCCTGAG ATAAAAACTATCTTGAGTGGTTTCATTATTAGGGGCTATTTGGGTAAGTGGACCCTGATGATCAAAACCATCACACTGGTACTGGCAGTGTCATCTGGCCTGAGCCTGGGCAAAGAGGGCCCCCTAGTGCACGTGGCTTGCTGCTGTGGGAACATCCTGTGCCACTGCTTCAACAAATACAGGAAGAATGAAGCCAAGCGCAGAGAG GTCTTGtcagctgccgctgctgctggtGTATCTGTAGCCTTTGGGGCACCTATTggtggagtattattcagcctagAAGAG GTCAGCTACTACTTTCCCCTCAAAACACTGTGGCGTTCATTTTTCGCTGCTTTAGTGGCAGCATTCACTCTACGCTCCATCAATCCGTTTGGGAACAGCTGCCTGGTTCTATTTTATGTGGAGTTTCACACCCCATGGCATCTCTTTGAGCTTGTGCCCTTCATTCTGCTGGGCATATTTGGTGGGCTGTGGGGAGCTCTTTTTATCCGCACTAATATTGCCTGGTGTCGGAAGCGGAAGACTACCCAGTTGGGCAAGTATCCTGTTGTAGAGGTTCTTGTCGTGACAGCCATCACTGCCATCCTGGCTTTCCCCAATGAATATACCCGAGTGAGCACAAGTGAGCTCATCTCTGAGCTGTTCAATGACTGTGGCCTCCTGGACTCCTCCAAACTCTGTGATTATAAGAACCGTTTCAACACAAGCAAGGCGGGTGAGCTGCCCGACAGACCAGCTGGCGTGGGCGTCTACAGTGCAATGTGGCAGCTGGCCTTGACACTCATACTGAAAATTGTCATCACTATATTCACCTTTGGCATGAAG ATTCCTTCTGGTCTCTTTATCCCTAGCATGGCTGTTGGTGCTATAGCAGGTCGGCTTTTGGGAGTTGGGATGGAACAGCTGGCTTATTACCACCATGACTGGGCCATCTTCAATAGCTGGTGCAGTCAAGGAGCGGATTGCATCACTCCTGGCCTTTATGCGATGGTTGGGGCTGCAGCCTGCTTGG GTGGGGTGACTCGGATGACCGTTTCTCTTGTTGTCATAATGTTTGAGCTAACTGGTGGCTTGGAATACATTGTGCCTCTGATGGCTGCAGCTATGACAAGCAAGTGGGTGGCAGATGCTCTTGGGCGGGAGGGCATCTATGATGCCCACATCCGTCTCAATGGGTACCCCTTTCTTGAAGCCAAAGAAGAGTTTGCTCATAAGACCCTGGCAATGGATGTGATGAAACCCCGGAGAAATGATCCTTTGTTGACTGTCCTTACTCAGGACAGTATGACTGTGGAAGATGTAGAGACCATAATAAGTGAAACAACTTACAGTGGCTTCCCAGTGGTGGTGTCCCGGGAGTCCCAAAGACTTGTGGGTTTTGTCCTCCGAAGAGACCTCATTATTTCAATTG aaaatgcTCGAAAAAAACAGGATGGAGTTGTGAGCACTTCCATCATTTATTTCACCGAGCATTCTCCTCCAGTGCCACCATACACCCCACCTACCCTCAAGCTTCGGAACATCCTGGATCTCAGCCCCTTCACTGTGACTGACCTTACGCCCATGGAGATTGTGGTGGATATCTTCCGCAAGCTGGGACTACGGCAGTGCCTGGTTACACACAATGG gCGATTGCTTGGGATCATTACCAAAAAGGATGTGCTAAAGCATATAGCACAGATGGCGAACCAAGATCCTGATTCCATTCTCTTCAACTAG